A single Dreissena polymorpha isolate Duluth1 chromosome 14, UMN_Dpol_1.0, whole genome shotgun sequence DNA region contains:
- the LOC127859075 gene encoding uncharacterized protein LOC127859075 isoform X2, protein MSLELSTMRLSFTTLSSLLILDPDIKTSIYQMVWKGRECFNIYESTMRNEGGAILVQKKLILAAKSAGDVNVQGMRISLDGITFKMRAVRDAALALQTNVHSNNESCRGRKQTHETTIATDQLTLKNIEAEIQGINFQIASFAADIVSMNNDAGTLENRARAIDSEESQNEVEGFLGNVASVIGIGLAPFTGGLSLGLTAVGVIYAGKNLKDADDCRQTARNLRALAQTRRTDAHRLREQNAAAAGRTSALAQEIQGLQSKKVQLESTILVLQQMTLDMTNLVKYIDSSLNVFQTMDTTFKDISLHSESFLIIQNALRKQPERLADKAQDVLEELQGKWSNMESVLIANGARAVLTCDKSGINC, encoded by the exons ATGTCTTTG GAGTTGTCAACGATGAGGTTAAGTTTTACGACATTGTCGTCCTTGCTTATTCTCGACCCGGATATCAAAACTTCAATTTATCAGATGGTATGGAAAGGGCGAGAATGTTTTAACATTTACGAGTCTACCATGAGAAACGAAGGAGGCGCCATTCTTGTTCAGAAGAAGCTCATTTTGGCAGCGAAAAGTGCGGGAGATGTCAATGTTCAAGGCATGCGAATATCTTTAGACGGCATTACCTTTAAAATGAGGGCTGTTCGCGATGCGGCACTTGCTCTTCAAACAAATGTTCACTCAAACAACGAATCTTGCCGAGGACGTAAACAAACGCATGAAACTACCATCGCTACGGACCAGCTAACTCTGAAAAACATAGAGGCGGAAATTCAGGGAATAAATTTCCAGATCGCGTCGTTTGCGGCGGACATTGTCAGTATGAACAATGACGCGGGGACGCTGGAAAACCGGGCCAGAGCGATCGACAGTGAAGAAAGCCAGAATGAGGTAGAAGGATTCTTGGGAAATGTGGCCTCAGTTATTGGAATCGGGCTCGCGCCATTTACAG GCGGTTTAAGTCTTGGCCTGACAGCGGTCGGAGTCATCTATGCGGGCAAAAACTTAAAAGACGCTGATGACTGCAGACAGACTGCTCGTAATTTGCGAGCACTTGCACAAACCAGGCGGACTGATGCCCACAGACTACGAGAACAGAACGCTGCAGCAGCTGGTAGAACATCCGCTTTGGCACAGGAAATCCAAGGACTTCAGTCCAAAAAAG TACAACTAGAAAGCACCATACTTGTCCTGCAGCAGATGACATTGGACATGACGAACCTAGTGAAATACATAGATAGCTCCCTTAACGTGTTTCAG ACCATGgatacaacgttcaaagatatcAGTCTTCACTCGGAGTCGTTCCTCATCATACAGAACGCCTTGAGGAAACAACCAGAACGCCTTGCCGACAAGGCGCAGGATGTGCTGGAAGAACTGCAG GGAAAATGGTCGAACATGGAATCTGTTTTAATTGCAAACGGAGCACGGGCTGTATTGACATGTGACAAGAGCGGCATTAACTGCTAA
- the LOC127859075 gene encoding uncharacterized protein LOC127859075 isoform X1 encodes MKKMLLRNYRVYIIASLLVTVSIGYTMSLELSTMRLSFTTLSSLLILDPDIKTSIYQMVWKGRECFNIYESTMRNEGGAILVQKKLILAAKSAGDVNVQGMRISLDGITFKMRAVRDAALALQTNVHSNNESCRGRKQTHETTIATDQLTLKNIEAEIQGINFQIASFAADIVSMNNDAGTLENRARAIDSEESQNEVEGFLGNVASVIGIGLAPFTGGLSLGLTAVGVIYAGKNLKDADDCRQTARNLRALAQTRRTDAHRLREQNAAAAGRTSALAQEIQGLQSKKVQLESTILVLQQMTLDMTNLVKYIDSSLNVFQTMDTTFKDISLHSESFLIIQNALRKQPERLADKAQDVLEELQGKWSNMESVLIANGARAVLTCDKSGINC; translated from the exons TTACAGTATCTATAGGCTACACGATGTCTTTG GAGTTGTCAACGATGAGGTTAAGTTTTACGACATTGTCGTCCTTGCTTATTCTCGACCCGGATATCAAAACTTCAATTTATCAGATGGTATGGAAAGGGCGAGAATGTTTTAACATTTACGAGTCTACCATGAGAAACGAAGGAGGCGCCATTCTTGTTCAGAAGAAGCTCATTTTGGCAGCGAAAAGTGCGGGAGATGTCAATGTTCAAGGCATGCGAATATCTTTAGACGGCATTACCTTTAAAATGAGGGCTGTTCGCGATGCGGCACTTGCTCTTCAAACAAATGTTCACTCAAACAACGAATCTTGCCGAGGACGTAAACAAACGCATGAAACTACCATCGCTACGGACCAGCTAACTCTGAAAAACATAGAGGCGGAAATTCAGGGAATAAATTTCCAGATCGCGTCGTTTGCGGCGGACATTGTCAGTATGAACAATGACGCGGGGACGCTGGAAAACCGGGCCAGAGCGATCGACAGTGAAGAAAGCCAGAATGAGGTAGAAGGATTCTTGGGAAATGTGGCCTCAGTTATTGGAATCGGGCTCGCGCCATTTACAG GCGGTTTAAGTCTTGGCCTGACAGCGGTCGGAGTCATCTATGCGGGCAAAAACTTAAAAGACGCTGATGACTGCAGACAGACTGCTCGTAATTTGCGAGCACTTGCACAAACCAGGCGGACTGATGCCCACAGACTACGAGAACAGAACGCTGCAGCAGCTGGTAGAACATCCGCTTTGGCACAGGAAATCCAAGGACTTCAGTCCAAAAAAG TACAACTAGAAAGCACCATACTTGTCCTGCAGCAGATGACATTGGACATGACGAACCTAGTGAAATACATAGATAGCTCCCTTAACGTGTTTCAG ACCATGgatacaacgttcaaagatatcAGTCTTCACTCGGAGTCGTTCCTCATCATACAGAACGCCTTGAGGAAACAACCAGAACGCCTTGCCGACAAGGCGCAGGATGTGCTGGAAGAACTGCAG GGAAAATGGTCGAACATGGAATCTGTTTTAATTGCAAACGGAGCACGGGCTGTATTGACATGTGACAAGAGCGGCATTAACTGCTAA